Within the Nitratireductor basaltis genome, the region GGCCAGTGCATCGGCACCAAGATCGCGTGCGGTGGCCAGCAGATCGGCAAATTTTACCGTCTGGTTGCACGCTACGCACGGAATGGGGGTTTCCCCGGCCACATAGCTTTCAGCGAACGGATTGATCACCGCATCGCGAAAGCGCTGTTCGTAATCGAGAACATAGTGGGCGATACCAAGCGTCTCCGACACGCGGCGCGCATCCTCGATATCCTGACCCGCACAGCAGGAGCCGGGGCGATGTGTGGCTGCGCCATGATCGTAAAGCTGCAGTGTCACGCCGACGACTTCATAGCCCTGTTTGGCCAGAATGCCGGCAACAACCGAGGAATCCACGCCACCGGACATTGCCACGACGATGCGTGTGTCCTCCGGGCGTCCAGGCAGGTCCAGACTATTCATGATCGGGCTTTCCGTCTTTGCAAAGATCTTTTGGCGCTCAAGGCTCGCGGGTTCATGCCAATGCGTGCGCGCCGGGTCAAGCTGCGCCCCAATATAGGCACTGGCGAGGCTTCGTGCCAGCCAGGCAGCGGGCAAGCAGTCCAAACGGACTATCCGGCATTTGAAGAAAACTCCAAACAAATCCCTAACGCGGGATTCAGAAGTCTTACCTTACTGTTACCGGGCGTTTAGGCAAATCTTAAAACCGCGGCGCTAATGTGACGTTGATTGGGTCTTGGTTAGTGTAGAGAGTACGATGACCGATCTGGTACGACCACGTGTAAAATATGTCATTGGGCCTGACGGCAGCCCACTGACGGTTGCCGACCTGCCGCCGACGAATACTCGCCGGTGGGTCATCCGTCGCAAGGCGGAAGTGGTTGCAGCCGTCCGTGGCGGGCTGTTGAGCCTGGAGGAAGCGTGCCAGCGTTATCGTCTGACGGTGGAGGAGTTCCTGTCCTGGCAGGCCTCCATCGAAGATCATGGTCTGCAGGGGCTGCGTACCACGCGCATCCAGCAATACAGGCACTGATCGCAAAACGATACGCGACGAAGAGAAAAAGCCCTGCCGGTTCAGCCGGCAGGGCTTTTTGCTATAGCTCGCCAGATGTCAAACGCGCGAATTGCAGCGTAAAACGACAAAAAAAAGCGGGCACTGCTGCGCCCGCTCGCCTGGCATTCCGTGTGATTTGTGCAGGTCAGCCCACCATTGCGCGGGAGGCTTCGCCGTCACCGGCGCGTTTTCCGTCGCGCATCTCCAGCGCTTCGGCCTTCTTCAGTTCCGCTTCGCTCTCGGCGAGATCGGCCTCGGCCTGGGCCTTCTGTTCTGCCAGTTCGTTTTGCGAGGTGCGAAGATTGTCGCGGCGCAGGCGCGCAGCTTTTGCGAATGTCGGATAGGCGAAGTGGCTTTGATCGGTAATGCCGGCCTTTGTCTCTTCTGAGACGATCTGCGCATCCAGTTCATCTGCCATACGTTCGAATTCGGCGATCATCGTGTCCAGCTGTGTCAGCCGACGCCGCTTCTCGTTGACCTGGAATTGCTTGAGCCGGACAAGATTTTCACGCGATTTCATGACACAACTCCCACACCGCTTACACACAAGGCCGATCATCGGCCGATACATGATCCCCCACCGCCGAACCCTCGTCAGAGCTGCCCACGCGGAAATGGGAAACAAATCCCTAAATTTCTTACTGCCCGGTAACCATTCGTTTACGGGCATCGTTAATCATACGGGTCATCACTTAAGGCCCGGTAAAAATCGTGAGGCAGTTTCGAGTTACCTCGCACGGGCTCGGTGAAAGACACATTTTCTGGGGATGCAGCGAAAGTGATTCAATATTTGGATTCAACGATGTGCCCGGACATTCTCAAAAGCGATGTTAGCGCTTGCAAGGATGAAACAGATTTTGTTAACCATTAACTGGCAGCCTCCGATTCAGGCGACACACGTCGCAGTTTCCGGTGGTCTGGCGACCCGGGGCGGCGGCGGAGAAGGGGAAAGACATGCGCGTTCTGTTGATTGAAGACGACAGTGCAACCGCACAAAGCATCGAGTTGATGCTGAAATCGGAGAGCTTCAACGTTTACACCACCGATCTGGGTGAGGAAGGCGTCGATCTCGGAAAGCTCTACGACTACGACATCATCCTGCTGGATCTCAATCTGCCGGACATGTCGGGTTATGAAGTGCTTCGTACACTGCGCCTTTCGAAGGTGAAGACCCCGATCCTGATCCTGTCCGGCATGGCTGGCATCGAGGACA harbors:
- a CDS encoding DUF1153 domain-containing protein, encoding MTDLVRPRVKYVIGPDGSPLTVADLPPTNTRRWVIRRKAEVVAAVRGGLLSLEEACQRYRLTVEEFLSWQASIEDHGLQGLRTTRIQQYRH
- a CDS encoding flagellar export protein FliJ, coding for MKSRENLVRLKQFQVNEKRRRLTQLDTMIAEFERMADELDAQIVSEETKAGITDQSHFAYPTFAKAARLRRDNLRTSQNELAEQKAQAEADLAESEAELKKAEALEMRDGKRAGDGEASRAMVG